In one Gracilinanus agilis isolate LMUSP501 chromosome 6, AgileGrace, whole genome shotgun sequence genomic region, the following are encoded:
- the DCTN1 gene encoding dynactin subunit 1 isoform X3 produces MAQSKRHVYSRTPSGSRMSTETSSRPLRVGSRVEVIGKGHRGTVAYVGATLFATGKWVGVILDEARGKNDGTVQGRKYFTCEEGHGIFVRQSQIQVFEDGADTTSPETPDSSAAKVLKREATDPAAKASKLRGLKPKKAPTTRKTTTRRPKPARPTSSGASGAGGPAGPSGSASASASTGEMSSSEPSTPAQTPLAAPIIPTPSLTSPGAAPPLPSPSKEEEGLRVQVRDLEEKLETLRLKRAEDKAKLKELEKHKIQLEQVQEWKSKMQEQQADLQRKLKEARKEAKDALEAKERYMEEMADTADAIEMATLDKEMAEERAESLQQEVEVLKERLEELTTDLEILKAEIEEKGSDGAASSYQLKQLEEQNARLKDALVRMRDLSASEKQEHIKLQKLMEKKNVELEAVRQQRERLQEELGQAERTIDELKEQVDAALGAEEMVETLTDRNLNLEEKVRELRETVGDLEAMNEMNDELQENARETELELREQLDMAGARVREAQKRVEAAQETVADYQQTIKKYRQLTAHLQDVNRELTNQQEASVERQQQPPPETFDFKIKFAETKAHAKAIEMELRQMEVAQANRHVSLLTAFMPDSFLRPGGDHDCVLVLLLIPRLVCKAELIRKQAQEKFDLSENCAERPGLRGAPGEQLSFAAGLVYSLSLLQATLHRYEHALAQCSVDVYKKVGSLYPEMSAHERSLDFLIELLHKDQLDETVNVEPLTKAIKYYQHLYSIHLTEQPEDCTVQLADHIKFTQSALDCMAVEVGRLHAFLQGGQEASDLSLLLRDLETSCSDIRQFCKKIRRRMPGTDAPGIPAALGFGSQVSDTLLDCRKHLTWVVAVLQEVAAAAAQLIAPLAENEGLPSGTLEELAFKAGEQIYGSPNSSPYECLRQSCSVLIATMNKLATAMQEGEYDAERPPSKPPPSELRAAALRAEITDAEGLGLKLEDRETVIKELKKSLKIKGEELSEASVRLSLLEKKLDSAAKDADERTEKVQSRLEETQALLRKKEKEFEETMDALQADIDQLEAEKVELKQRLSSQSKRTMEGLRGAPPSGIATLVSGITGDEQQRGGASGQSLANVPGPGPVKDSPLLLQQISAMRLHISQLQHENSTLKGAQMKAALAALPPLRVAKLTPTTREGPDSELAAGALYRKTSQLLDTLHQLSTRTHVIDITRSSPAAKSPGAQLLDQLAQLQSLSDTIDKLQDEVMKETVSQRPGATVPTDFATFPSSAFLRAKEEKREDTVYVGKVTFPCTAGLGQRHRLVLTHEQLHRLHGRLIS; encoded by the exons ATGGCCCAGAGCAAGAGGCATGTGTATAGCCGG ACACCAAGTGGCAGCAGGATGAGTACCGAGACAAGCAGCCGACCCCTTCGTGTAGGGTCCCGAGTGGAGGTGATCGGGAAGGGCCACCGTGGTACAGTGGCCTATGTGGGGGCCACACTTTTTGCCACAGGCAAGTGGGTAGGTGTGATCCTTGATGAAGCCAGAGGCAAGAATGATGGGACTGTCCAAGGAAGGAAGTACTTCACATGTGAGGAAGGACATGGCATCTTTGTCCGTCAATCTCAG ATCCAGGTGTTCGAAGATGGGGCAGATACCACATCCCCAGAGACACCAGACTCCTCAGCCGCAAAAGTTCTCAAGAGAG AGGCAACAGACCCAGCTGCCAAGGCCAGCAAACTG CGAGGATTGAAGCCTAAGAAG GCTCCGACCACCCGAAAG aCTACCACCCGCCGGCCCAAG CCTGCCCGTCCTACCAGCTCAGGGGCATCGGGGGCTGGTGGCCCTGCAGGCCCCTCAGGTTCAGCCTCTGCCTCAGCCTCCACTGGGGAGATGAGCAGCAGTGAACCCAGCACCCCAGCACAGACACCCTTGGCAGCCCCCATCATCCCCACGCCCTCGCTCACCTCCCCTGGGGCAGCTCCCCCATTGCCTTCCCCTTCCAAG GAAGAGGAAGGGCTGCGGGTCCAGGTGCGTGACTTGGAGGAAAAGCTAGAGACTCTCAGGCTGAAACGTGCGGAAGACAAGGCTAAACTAAAAGAGCTTGAGAAGCACAAGATCCAGCTGGAGCAGGTGCAGGAATGGAAAAGCAAGATGCAAGAGCAGCAGGCCGACCTGCAGCGGAAACTCAAGGAAGCCCGGAAG GAAGCAAAAGATGCCTTGGAGGCAAAAGAACGCTACATGGAGGAGATGGCTGACACAGCAGATGCTATAGAAATGGCCACTCTGGACAAGGAGATGGCTGAGGAGCGGGCAGAGTCCTTGCAGCAGGAGGTGGAGGTTTTGAAGGAGCGTTTGGAAGAGCTTACCACTGACCTAGAGATCCTCAAGGCTGAAATCGAGGAGAAGG GTTCTGATGGAGCTGCATCTAGTTACCAGCTCAAGCAGCTAGAAGAACAGAATGCCCGGCTGAAGGATGCCTTGGTGAG AATGCGAGACCTGTCGGCCTCCGAGAAACAGGAGCACATCAAACTTCAGAAGCTCATGGAGAAGAAGAATGTTGAGCTGGAAGCAGTGAGGCAGCAGCGTGAGCGCCTTCAGGAGGAGCTAGGCCAGGCGGAGCGCACCATTGATGAACTTAAGGAGCAG GTGGATGCAGCCTTGGGAGCAGAAGAGATGGTGGAGACACTGACGGACAGGAACCTAAACCTGGAGGAGAAAGTTCGGGAGTTGCGGGAGACTGTGGGAGACCTG GAAGCTATGAATGAGATGAATGATGAACTACAGGAGAATGCCCGGGAGACAGAGCTTGAGCTTCGGGAGCAGCTAGACATGGCAGGGGCCCGAGTGAGAGAGGCCCAGAAGCGTGTGGAGGCTGCTCAGGAGACAGTTGCTGACTACCAGCAGACTATAAAGAAATATCGACAGCTGACTGCCCATCTGCAG GATGTGAATCGGGAGCTGACAAACCAGCAGGAGGCCTCAGTGGAGAGGCAGCAGCAGCCACCCCCTGAGACCTTTGACTTCAAAATTAAGTTTGCTGAGACCAAGGCCCATGCCAAG GCTATCGAGATGGAGCTGAGGCAAATGGAAGTGGCCCAGGCCAATAGGCACGTGTCTTTGCTTACGGCCTTCATGCCAGACAGCTTCCTTCGGCCTGGTGGAGATCATGATTGTGTCCTTGTTTTGCTGCTCATTCCCCGCCTTGTTTGCAAG GCAGAGCTAATAAGAAAGCAGGCCCAGGAGAAGTTTGATCTGAGTGAGAACTGTGCAGAACGACCAGGGCTTCGAGGGGCTCCTGGGGAGCAGCTCAGTTTTGCTGCTGGTCTGGTGTATTCACTGAGTCTCCTGCAGGCCACGCTCCATCGATATGAGCA TGCCCTGGCCCAGTGCAGCGTGGATGTCTACAAGAAGGTTGGGAGTCTCTACCCGGAGATGAGTGCCCACGAGCGTTCTTTGGACTTCCTCATTGAGCTGTTGCACAAGGACCAGTTAGATGAGACAGTCAACGTAGAGCCTCTCACCAAGGCCATCAAATACTATCAG CACCTGTATAGCATCCATCTTACTGAGCAACCTGAGGACTGTACTGTGCAGCTGGCTGACCATATCAAG TTCACCCAGAGTGCACTAGACTGCATGGCTGTGGAGGTAGGAAGGCTTCATGCCTTTCTGCAG GGTGGGCAGGAGGCCTCAGACTTGTCCCTTCTGCTCCGGGACCTGGAAACATCCTGTAGTGACATCCGACAGTTCTGTAAGAAGATCCGAAGACGGATGCCAGGGACAGATGCTCCTGGGATCCCAGCTGCTCTGGGTTTTGGATCTCAG GTATCAGATACTCTTCTGGACTGTCGAAAGCACCTGACCTGGGTAGTGGCTGTGCTACAAGAAGTGGCTGCTGCTGCCGCGCAGCTCATTGCCCCTCTGGCTGAGAACGAGGGCCTGCCCTCTGGCACCTTGGAAGAACTGGCCTTCAAGGCAGGCGAGCAG ATCTATGGGTCCCCAAACAGCAGCCCCTATGAGTGCCTTCGACAGTCATGTAGTGTCCTCATCGCCACCATGAACAAGCTGGCCACGGCCATGCAGGAGGGAGAATATGATGCAGAGAGACCTCCAAGCAAG CCTCCTCCCTCTGAACTTCGGGCTGCAGCCCTTCGTGCAGAGATCACTGATGCTGAGGGGCTGGGACTGAAGCTGGAGGATCGGGAGACTGTCATTAAGGAACTGAAGAAGTCACTGAAGATCAAG GGAGAAGAGCTGAGTGAGGCCAGTGTGCGCCTGAGCCTTCTGGAGAAGAAGCTGGACAGCGCAGCCAAGGATGCCGATGAGCGGACTGAAAAGGTGCAGAGCCGGCTGGAGGAAACCCAGGCCCTgctgaggaagaaggagaa AGAGTTTGAGGAGACGATGGATGCCCTCCAGGCAGACATTGACCAGCTGGAGGCGGAGAAAGTGGAGCTGAAACAGCGACTGAGCAGCCAGTCCAAAAGGACGATGGAGGGGCTGAGAGGGGCACCTCCCTCGGGCATCGCCACCCTCGTCTCTGGCATCACTGGTG ACGAGCAGCAGCGAG GAGGGGCTTCAGGGCAGTCTCTGGCTAATGTCCCAGGCCCTGGGCCAGTGAAGGATTCTCCGCTGCTGCTCCAGCAGATTTCAGCCATGAGGCTACACATTTCCCAGCTCCAGCACGAGAACAGCACACTCAAG GGAGCCCAGATGAAGGCAGCCCTGGCAGCTTTGCCTCCTCTGCGTGTAGCCAAGCTGACACCCACAACACGGGAGGGCCCCGATAGCGAACTAGCAGCTGGAGCTTTGTACCGGAAAACTAGCCAACTGCTGGACACACTTCATCAGCTCAGCACCCGAACTCATGTGATAGACATCACGAGGTCCAGCCCTG cTGCAAAGAGCCCTGGGGCCCAGCTTCTGGATCAGCTTGCCCAGCTCCAATCTCTGAGTGACACCATCGACAAACTGCAG GATGAGGTGATGAAGGAGACTGTCTCTCAGCGCCCAGGAGCCACTGTCCCCACTGACTTTGCCACTTTCCCCTCATCAGCCTTCCTTAGG GCCAAGGAAGAGAAACGAGAGGACACCGTATATGTGGGCAAAGTGACCTTCCCCTGCACAGCCGGCCTTGGGCAGCGGCATCGACTGGTGCTGACCCATGAACAGCTGCACCGGCTCCATGGCCGCCTCATCTCCTAG
- the DCTN1 gene encoding dynactin subunit 1 isoform X4 encodes MAQSKRHVYSRTPSGSRMSTETSSRPLRVGSRVEVIGKGHRGTVAYVGATLFATGKWVGVILDEARGKNDGTVQGRKYFTCEEGHGIFVRQSQIQVFEDGADTTSPETPDSSAAKVLKREATDPAAKASKLAPTTRKTTTRRPKPARPTSSGASGAGGPAGPSGSASASASTGEMSSSEPSTPAQTPLAAPIIPTPSLTSPGAAPPLPSPSKEEEGLRVQVRDLEEKLETLRLKRAEDKAKLKELEKHKIQLEQVQEWKSKMQEQQADLQRKLKEARKEAKDALEAKERYMEEMADTADAIEMATLDKEMAEERAESLQQEVEVLKERLEELTTDLEILKAEIEEKGSDGAASSYQLKQLEEQNARLKDALVRMRDLSASEKQEHIKLQKLMEKKNVELEAVRQQRERLQEELGQAERTIDELKEQVDAALGAEEMVETLTDRNLNLEEKVRELRETVGDLEAMNEMNDELQENARETELELREQLDMAGARVREAQKRVEAAQETVADYQQTIKKYRQLTAHLQDVNRELTNQQEASVERQQQPPPETFDFKIKFAETKAHAKAIEMELRQMEVAQANRHVSLLTAFMPDSFLRPGGDHDCVLVLLLIPRLVCKAELIRKQAQEKFDLSENCAERPGLRGAPGEQLSFAAGLVYSLSLLQATLHRYEHALAQCSVDVYKKVGSLYPEMSAHERSLDFLIELLHKDQLDETVNVEPLTKAIKYYQHLYSIHLTEQPEDCTVQLADHIKFTQSALDCMAVEVGRLHAFLQGGQEASDLSLLLRDLETSCSDIRQFCKKIRRRMPGTDAPGIPAALGFGSQVSDTLLDCRKHLTWVVAVLQEVAAAAAQLIAPLAENEGLPSGTLEELAFKAGEQIYGSPNSSPYECLRQSCSVLIATMNKLATAMQEGEYDAERPPSKPPPSELRAAALRAEITDAEGLGLKLEDRETVIKELKKSLKIKGEELSEASVRLSLLEKKLDSAAKDADERTEKVQSRLEETQALLRKKEKEFEETMDALQADIDQLEAEKVELKQRLSSQSKRTMEGLRGAPPSGIATLVSGITGDEQQRGGASGQSLANVPGPGPVKDSPLLLQQISAMRLHISQLQHENSTLKGAQMKAALAALPPLRVAKLTPTTREGPDSELAAGALYRKTSQLLDTLHQLSTRTHVIDITRSSPAAKSPGAQLLDQLAQLQSLSDTIDKLQDEVMKETVSQRPGATVPTDFATFPSSAFLRAKEEKREDTVYVGKVTFPCTAGLGQRHRLVLTHEQLHRLHGRLIS; translated from the exons ATGGCCCAGAGCAAGAGGCATGTGTATAGCCGG ACACCAAGTGGCAGCAGGATGAGTACCGAGACAAGCAGCCGACCCCTTCGTGTAGGGTCCCGAGTGGAGGTGATCGGGAAGGGCCACCGTGGTACAGTGGCCTATGTGGGGGCCACACTTTTTGCCACAGGCAAGTGGGTAGGTGTGATCCTTGATGAAGCCAGAGGCAAGAATGATGGGACTGTCCAAGGAAGGAAGTACTTCACATGTGAGGAAGGACATGGCATCTTTGTCCGTCAATCTCAG ATCCAGGTGTTCGAAGATGGGGCAGATACCACATCCCCAGAGACACCAGACTCCTCAGCCGCAAAAGTTCTCAAGAGAG AGGCAACAGACCCAGCTGCCAAGGCCAGCAAACTG GCTCCGACCACCCGAAAG aCTACCACCCGCCGGCCCAAG CCTGCCCGTCCTACCAGCTCAGGGGCATCGGGGGCTGGTGGCCCTGCAGGCCCCTCAGGTTCAGCCTCTGCCTCAGCCTCCACTGGGGAGATGAGCAGCAGTGAACCCAGCACCCCAGCACAGACACCCTTGGCAGCCCCCATCATCCCCACGCCCTCGCTCACCTCCCCTGGGGCAGCTCCCCCATTGCCTTCCCCTTCCAAG GAAGAGGAAGGGCTGCGGGTCCAGGTGCGTGACTTGGAGGAAAAGCTAGAGACTCTCAGGCTGAAACGTGCGGAAGACAAGGCTAAACTAAAAGAGCTTGAGAAGCACAAGATCCAGCTGGAGCAGGTGCAGGAATGGAAAAGCAAGATGCAAGAGCAGCAGGCCGACCTGCAGCGGAAACTCAAGGAAGCCCGGAAG GAAGCAAAAGATGCCTTGGAGGCAAAAGAACGCTACATGGAGGAGATGGCTGACACAGCAGATGCTATAGAAATGGCCACTCTGGACAAGGAGATGGCTGAGGAGCGGGCAGAGTCCTTGCAGCAGGAGGTGGAGGTTTTGAAGGAGCGTTTGGAAGAGCTTACCACTGACCTAGAGATCCTCAAGGCTGAAATCGAGGAGAAGG GTTCTGATGGAGCTGCATCTAGTTACCAGCTCAAGCAGCTAGAAGAACAGAATGCCCGGCTGAAGGATGCCTTGGTGAG AATGCGAGACCTGTCGGCCTCCGAGAAACAGGAGCACATCAAACTTCAGAAGCTCATGGAGAAGAAGAATGTTGAGCTGGAAGCAGTGAGGCAGCAGCGTGAGCGCCTTCAGGAGGAGCTAGGCCAGGCGGAGCGCACCATTGATGAACTTAAGGAGCAG GTGGATGCAGCCTTGGGAGCAGAAGAGATGGTGGAGACACTGACGGACAGGAACCTAAACCTGGAGGAGAAAGTTCGGGAGTTGCGGGAGACTGTGGGAGACCTG GAAGCTATGAATGAGATGAATGATGAACTACAGGAGAATGCCCGGGAGACAGAGCTTGAGCTTCGGGAGCAGCTAGACATGGCAGGGGCCCGAGTGAGAGAGGCCCAGAAGCGTGTGGAGGCTGCTCAGGAGACAGTTGCTGACTACCAGCAGACTATAAAGAAATATCGACAGCTGACTGCCCATCTGCAG GATGTGAATCGGGAGCTGACAAACCAGCAGGAGGCCTCAGTGGAGAGGCAGCAGCAGCCACCCCCTGAGACCTTTGACTTCAAAATTAAGTTTGCTGAGACCAAGGCCCATGCCAAG GCTATCGAGATGGAGCTGAGGCAAATGGAAGTGGCCCAGGCCAATAGGCACGTGTCTTTGCTTACGGCCTTCATGCCAGACAGCTTCCTTCGGCCTGGTGGAGATCATGATTGTGTCCTTGTTTTGCTGCTCATTCCCCGCCTTGTTTGCAAG GCAGAGCTAATAAGAAAGCAGGCCCAGGAGAAGTTTGATCTGAGTGAGAACTGTGCAGAACGACCAGGGCTTCGAGGGGCTCCTGGGGAGCAGCTCAGTTTTGCTGCTGGTCTGGTGTATTCACTGAGTCTCCTGCAGGCCACGCTCCATCGATATGAGCA TGCCCTGGCCCAGTGCAGCGTGGATGTCTACAAGAAGGTTGGGAGTCTCTACCCGGAGATGAGTGCCCACGAGCGTTCTTTGGACTTCCTCATTGAGCTGTTGCACAAGGACCAGTTAGATGAGACAGTCAACGTAGAGCCTCTCACCAAGGCCATCAAATACTATCAG CACCTGTATAGCATCCATCTTACTGAGCAACCTGAGGACTGTACTGTGCAGCTGGCTGACCATATCAAG TTCACCCAGAGTGCACTAGACTGCATGGCTGTGGAGGTAGGAAGGCTTCATGCCTTTCTGCAG GGTGGGCAGGAGGCCTCAGACTTGTCCCTTCTGCTCCGGGACCTGGAAACATCCTGTAGTGACATCCGACAGTTCTGTAAGAAGATCCGAAGACGGATGCCAGGGACAGATGCTCCTGGGATCCCAGCTGCTCTGGGTTTTGGATCTCAG GTATCAGATACTCTTCTGGACTGTCGAAAGCACCTGACCTGGGTAGTGGCTGTGCTACAAGAAGTGGCTGCTGCTGCCGCGCAGCTCATTGCCCCTCTGGCTGAGAACGAGGGCCTGCCCTCTGGCACCTTGGAAGAACTGGCCTTCAAGGCAGGCGAGCAG ATCTATGGGTCCCCAAACAGCAGCCCCTATGAGTGCCTTCGACAGTCATGTAGTGTCCTCATCGCCACCATGAACAAGCTGGCCACGGCCATGCAGGAGGGAGAATATGATGCAGAGAGACCTCCAAGCAAG CCTCCTCCCTCTGAACTTCGGGCTGCAGCCCTTCGTGCAGAGATCACTGATGCTGAGGGGCTGGGACTGAAGCTGGAGGATCGGGAGACTGTCATTAAGGAACTGAAGAAGTCACTGAAGATCAAG GGAGAAGAGCTGAGTGAGGCCAGTGTGCGCCTGAGCCTTCTGGAGAAGAAGCTGGACAGCGCAGCCAAGGATGCCGATGAGCGGACTGAAAAGGTGCAGAGCCGGCTGGAGGAAACCCAGGCCCTgctgaggaagaaggagaa AGAGTTTGAGGAGACGATGGATGCCCTCCAGGCAGACATTGACCAGCTGGAGGCGGAGAAAGTGGAGCTGAAACAGCGACTGAGCAGCCAGTCCAAAAGGACGATGGAGGGGCTGAGAGGGGCACCTCCCTCGGGCATCGCCACCCTCGTCTCTGGCATCACTGGTG ACGAGCAGCAGCGAG GAGGGGCTTCAGGGCAGTCTCTGGCTAATGTCCCAGGCCCTGGGCCAGTGAAGGATTCTCCGCTGCTGCTCCAGCAGATTTCAGCCATGAGGCTACACATTTCCCAGCTCCAGCACGAGAACAGCACACTCAAG GGAGCCCAGATGAAGGCAGCCCTGGCAGCTTTGCCTCCTCTGCGTGTAGCCAAGCTGACACCCACAACACGGGAGGGCCCCGATAGCGAACTAGCAGCTGGAGCTTTGTACCGGAAAACTAGCCAACTGCTGGACACACTTCATCAGCTCAGCACCCGAACTCATGTGATAGACATCACGAGGTCCAGCCCTG cTGCAAAGAGCCCTGGGGCCCAGCTTCTGGATCAGCTTGCCCAGCTCCAATCTCTGAGTGACACCATCGACAAACTGCAG GATGAGGTGATGAAGGAGACTGTCTCTCAGCGCCCAGGAGCCACTGTCCCCACTGACTTTGCCACTTTCCCCTCATCAGCCTTCCTTAGG GCCAAGGAAGAGAAACGAGAGGACACCGTATATGTGGGCAAAGTGACCTTCCCCTGCACAGCCGGCCTTGGGCAGCGGCATCGACTGGTGCTGACCCATGAACAGCTGCACCGGCTCCATGGCCGCCTCATCTCCTAG